From the genome of Salmonella enterica subsp. houtenae serovar Houten:
ATCGCGCCGTTCTGATAATCCACCCATAGCGGCTTATTCACGGCCTGGTAATCCTGGAAATCCTCAGCGGTAAAGGTGACGCTATAGTCAAGGAACATCCGCTGTAAGCCGGTGAAAGAATCAAACGTAAACAGCGTTTCATCGGCATCAAAGAAAATCCAGTCCCACTTCATCATTCCACTTTGCCTCTTTTATGACATGCTTATCGGTAACGCCATGATGATGGCATCCTCGTGCCCTTGTGCCGTAGGATAATAATTGCGGCGAATCGTCGCCTCGTTAAACCCCAGACTTTCATACAGCGCGATGGCGGCAGCGTTAGAGGCGCGTACCTCCAGCCATAGCGTTACAACGCCGCGCTTTTCCAGCGCATCAATCAGATGCGCAAGCAGCATACGCCCCAGCCCCTGACGCTGAAAATCCGGATCGACGGCAATATTGAACAGCGTCGCTTCATCCAGCACCACCTGTGTAATAGCAAACGCGGCCATTCTGCCATCAGCGGTCAGTTGAAAGTTGAGATACCGTTCGCCCTGGTTGCCGAAAAACGTTTTTTCACTCCACGGAAACGCATGAGCGCGTTGTTCAATCTGCCAGGCGGCGGGGAGATCATTCGTGCTGAGGATAGATATCGTGTTCATGTTCGCAGATTTGTTGCCATAGTGCGGCGCGTGCCGCCGGGTTTGCCCGGAGTTCATTAAACGCCGGCGTCGTGACCTGGGCGCCTTCGAGTTGCAGCGGCGCGTCGGTTCCTAACCGCCAGCTATTACAACGGCTGCCCTGCGGCAGCATGGCGACGCGCTCAGGCGTCAGTGGTAACACCTGATCGGGACTCACGGTCAACGCGCGTAAAACATCGCGCATTAGCGGCTCGTTCAGCGCCGGTAACTCCTCTGCGACCACAATCAGACGCACGTGCGCGGGAAGGGAAATCGCAATCTCGCCCTGTAGCGCGCCAGGACGTCGCAGCGCCCACTGCGTAATACCCAGTTGCTGTAACTGCCAGTCTCGTCGGGATGTCATAGCGAAACGCTCCTGTAATCAGGGGCGCAAATATAGCAAATCTGTCGAATCTGCGCCATCAAACTACTATAATCGCCGCCAGTCTGAATTAAGGAGCATTCCATGTCTGCTTTTACCCCGGCAAGTGAAGTCTTGCTGCGCCACAGTGATGATTTCGAACAAAGCCGTATTCTTTTTGCCGGAGATTTGCAGGATGACCTGCCCGCGCGCTTTGAATGCGCCGCCAGCCGCGCGCATACGCAACAGTTTCACCACTGGCAGGTGTTAAGCCGCCAGATGGGCGATAACGTCCGTTTTAGCCTGGTCGCGCAAGCCAGCGATATCGCTGACTGCGATACGCTGATCTACTACTGGCCGAAAAATAAACCCGAAGCGCAGTTCCAGTTGATGAATATTTTGTCGCTAATGCCGTCTGGCGTCGATGTTTTCGTCGTGGGGGAAAACCGCAGCGGCGTGCGTAGCGCCGAACAGATGCTGGCGGACTATGCGCCGCTGAACAAAGTAGATAGCGCGCGACGTTGCGGCCTTTATCATGGGCGTCTGGAAAAGCAGCCGCGTTTCAGTCTCGAATCCTATTGGGCCGAGTATAGCATCGACGGTCTGACCATCAAAACGTTGCCGGGCGTATTCAGCCGCGACGGACTGGATGCCGGGAGCCAACTGCTGCTGTCTACGCTGACGCCGCACACCAAAGGTAAAGTGCTGGATGTCGGCTGCGGCGCTGGCGTGCTTTCCGCCGCGCTGGCCAGCCATTCGCCGAAAGTACGCCTGACGCTGTGTGACGTCAGCGCTCCGGCGGTGGAAGCCAGCCGCGCCACGCTTGCCGCTAATGGTCTTGACGGCGAGGTATTCGCCAGCAACGTCTTTTCGGAAGTCAAAGGACGTTTTGACATGATCATCTCCAACCCGCCGTTCCACGACGGAATGCAAACCAGCCTCGATGCGGCGCAAACGCTTATCCGCGGCGCAGTGCGCCATCTGAACAGCGGCGGCGAGTTACGCATCGTGGCGAACGCCTTTCTGCCCTATCCGAAGATTCTGGATGAGACTTTTGGCTTCCATGACGTCATCGCGCAAACCGGGCGCTTTAAGGTTTATCGTACTGTGATGACCCGTCAGGCGAAGAAATGGTTGGCCTGATAAGCGCAGCGCCATCTGGCTGCATGTGCCGGATGGCGACGCAAGGCGTCTTATCCGACCTACGGCTCGCGTCCATTTTTGCAGCAATCAATCTATCCCATGCAATTAACTATTGACGAATAGCTGAAAACCACTAGAATGCGCCTCCGTGGTAGTGATTCTTTTCAAGAATCGATGGTATGCGAAGGTGGCGGAATTGGTAGACGCGCTAGCTTCAGGTGTTAGTGTCCTTACGGACGTGGGGGTTCAAGTCCCCCCCCTCGCACCAAAACCACGTTGATATTGCTCGCACTGGGCGAAGGTGGCGGAATTGGTAGACGCGCTAGCTTCAGGTGTTAGTGTTCTTACGGACGTGGGGGTTCAAGTCCCCCCCCTCGCACCAACGAGGCCATATCAAAAAGTAAGATAACTGTGCGAAGGTGGCGGAATTGGTAGACGCGCTAGCTTCAGGTGTTAGTGTCCTTACGGACGTGGGGGTTCAAGTCCCCCCCCTCGCACCAATTATCTTATCCTCCCTTTGTCTCTTCATTTTCACCCCTGACTCCAGTTCATCATTGCCAACATCATGCCGCCAATAAGCGCCATACACGATGGCAGCAGTACAAAATGCCGTAATTGTTTGTGATACAACATCAGCGCAGACAGTAGCAATCCTGATACAATCAACAGCTTCAGCACATAAGCTGACAGGCCGGTAAACGCCAGTCCAACGATAATAACTCCAGGCAATAATACGCCCCATCCGCTGCCTAACGTCCGCTGCAACATGGTTTCACCTCTGTAATTGATAATGATAACCAATATCATATGATATATTTTCTCATTTGTCAGCCGGGGAGAACGCTAAATAGATGAGTTTTACTTAACGGTTGATGACACGTATTCAGTAAGGTGATAAATTGTCCGACTGTTAACGTAAAAACAACAACACTTCGCTTTATGCGACTTTTTCTCGCACGTTATTTTCATGTTGGCGCCCGATTCCGTGTATATCACCGATAAATAACGACAATTACCCATGACAACACCATCCTGGCGATCGCTTCGTGTTAAGAAGTATCAGCTTTCTTTACGCCTTTTCTTGTTTCTCAACGCCGTATCGGCGCTGTTTACTCTCGTTTTCCCCCTTTATCAGATCAATGTATTTTGCACGCCAATGATCGGGATATTGCTCCTGAGCGTATTACTGTTGATATGGCATGGGAAATATGGACAAAAAAGAATTAATCTCCCCTTAATCTCCATACTCTTTGGGGGATTATGGGCGGTACATATTGCACTAAAGTATCCGGCGTTAGGCCATTATGATTTTTCTTTTTTACTGATTTCCCTGCTTAGCGTTCTGTTTATCGGCTCGATAGCCTTTGCCGCGAATATCGTCGCGTTTACGCTCCATTCGCTACCGTCAGTCGCGGTCTGCCTGTGGCTGAACGGTAATGAACAAGGTTTGCGAATCCTCTATTTGCTGGCCCTGCCAATGGTGGGAATCGCTATTCAGCATGTTATCCAGAAACGCTACGATAATTTTGCCCAGCAGCTCATGTTTAAGCTGCTGGCCGAGCGGGAAACCCTCAACGGCCTGAGTATGCTTGATCCATTAACCGGCTTGTATAACCGCCGTGGCCTGCAAAATCGGCTGGATACGTTACAGGCGCTGGGCAGCCATGAACACTACGTCCTGCTATTGGATATCGATCATTTCAAAGCGTATAACGATCACTACGGTCATATGATGGGCGATCAGGCGTTAATTCGCGTCTCAGCGGCAATTCGGGACGCCGTGCGATCGCGCGATGTCGTCTGCCGTTTTGGCGGTGAAGAATTTCTGGTGTTGCTGACCGCCGCCGAACCACAGCAGGCCCGCGTTACCGCAGAACGTATCCGACAGGAAGTATACGATCTTAAAATCCCGCATATGTTTAACGAAAGCGTCGCCACCAATGTTACCGTCAGTATCGGCATTGCGCCGCTGACGGATCGCAATATCGGAGACGCTATCGAAAAAGCGGATAAAGCGCTCTACGAAGCCAAACATCTTGGACGTAACCACATTCTGGTCAGCGACGACGTGCGCGCCATATGAATCCTGCTGGCGTAATCGTGCTACGCCAACAGCGTTAACCATAAACCGCTTGCCATCGTTTATCGCTATCGATAGGATTAGCAATCATTATCATTTAGATTAACATCATTAAATTGCGCTATGGCCTACCGTTCCGCACCGATTGCTGACGATATTATCTGGCGAGCTGCTCTCCGGCCGGAAGACGCTTCACTGGCGGAAGCAGTACGCGAGACGATCGCCTCTACCCGTGAGCACCTGTTGGACTTCATCCGGCTGGATGAAACGCCGCCGCCAACGGCGATGACTCTTGCCCAGTGGACGCGCCCCGCGACGTTCCGTTCATTGCTGGCCGTCTATTCCGATCACATCTATCGGCACACGCCAGGCCTGCCACGTGAAGATAAGCCGTTACTCTCCCTGTGGGCGCAATGGTATATCGGGCTGATGGCGCCGCCGTTGATGCTGGCATTACTGACGCAAGCGCGCGCTATCAATGTCTCCGCGGAACATATTCACGTTGAATTTCATGAAACCGGGCGCGCCGCGTGTTTCTGGCTTGATGTGCATCAGGATAACCTGACAACGGGTCGTGCTCCGGAAGAACGAATGGAAACGCTGGTAGTCTCCGCCCTGCAGCCGGTCGTTCAGGCGCTGGAGGCCACTGGCGACATCAACGCGAAACTGATCTGGAGCAATACCGGTTATTTAATCAACTGGTATCTGACTGAGATGAAGCCGCTGCTTGGCGAAGCCCTGCTGGCAACGCTACGCCAGCGCTGTTTTTTTGAAAAGCAGCTATCTGACGGTCAGGATAACCCGCTGTGGCGGACCGTCGTAATGCGCGACGGTCTTCTGGTACGCAGAACCTGCTGCCAACGTTACCGCTTACCTGACGTACAGCAGTGCGGCGACTGCACGCTAAAGTAAACCGCTTTACGTTGCCTTCAGTTATCGTCACGGCTTACTGTTGCTGGCCTGTAACATTATTATATTTACAGCGACGCTCTCCTTATGACAAATTACGTTTTGCCATTTTTGGGTCTACCGTGGCTATTGGTAAGGTCTCAGGAGAGAAAAATGAGTCTGCAATCTGTACGGCAATTTCTGGCCGATCATGCTCCCGATATTGAAATTATCGAATTAAATCAAAGTACAGCGACTGTCGAGCTGGCAGCCAAAGCGCACAACGTAGAGCCAGGACAGATAGCTAAGACGCTCTCGCTTAAGGTAAAAGACACCATTATTTTGGTGGTCGCTAAAGGCGATGCCCGCCTGGATAATAAGAAGCTTAAAACCACGTTCGGCGCAAAAGCCCGTATGTTGAGCAGCGATGAAGTGGTCAATGCAACCGGACATCCTGTCGGCGGCGTCTGCCCCTTCGGGCTGGAGCACCCGCTGCCCGTTTATTGCGACATCTCTCTGAAGGGGTATAACGAAGTATTGCCTGCCGCAGGCGCCACGCACAGTGCGGTACGCATCACACCGGAAAGAATGGCTGAACTGACATCGGCGACTTGGGTAGACGTGTGCCAATAACGTGCCCTGGCACCCGGATTCCCCGAACAAGCACGGCGCATCCGGCGCGGGCTATACCCGATGCTGGAGCGCGGTAGCATCTCCGGCGCGCAGATATAACAGAATATCCGCCGCATCGAGTAACCCGGCATCAGAACTCACGCCCAGCTTGGACATCACATTAAACTTATGCGCCCGGATAGTCTTAATGTTACGTTCTAACTGGACGGCAATTTGCGGCATTGAGTAGCCGTTCGACATAAAACGCAGAATCTCCCGCTCGGTTGGACTAAGCATACAATTCTGGTGAAGCTCCCAAAGATTACCTGTGCGCTCCGTCGCCCGACGGGCGCCATTCAGCGATGTGAATAAGGCATCCTGTAAAACGTCTAACGGCGACGCTTTGCTGATGACCCCATCCAGCGGTAGGGGGGATAGCGCGCTGATTAAGCGGGCTTCAACATCATCATCAGCAATCACCAGACGCCGCATATGGGGATAATTTACCGCCAGCTCCGTCAGGCAAGCTAATCCTGTCCGGCGTTCAGTTCTTAACGCAGAGAGAGAAAAAATAACGACAGAAAACGGCGTCTTTGGCGCAGCCTTATAAAATGCGGACGGGTTTGAAAAAATATGAAGCGTATGTCGACAATCCGGCATTGCATCAAATAACCCTTTAATACCAATGTTGCTCATCACGCATTTTTCTACGAGCGCAACATTTCTCTTACTGATTCTGTTTTCCATTCCATGGTTTCTCCATATACCGAAGGTAGATTCAATTCTTTGGCTCCCTGAGAACTATTGATCCATGCATACATCTCTGCATTACTGTGTATTGATAAGCGTCGCATAGCGCTATTTTTTTGAGCGCTAATTGTTTTATTACTTTTTTTAAGTAGTGCCGCAATTTGGTTAATACCCCACCCTTTTCCTAAAAGGCGTAATACTTTTCGTTCAGACAGCGTAAGGACTATCGGCCTGTCGCCGGGCTCCGGAATTTCAGATGATACTTGAGGCGATAATAACGTTTTGCTTATTCTTTCTGATTGTGCGTTTCCCCCATGGATAACGCTAATAAGATTCTCGACAGGCTCTTCGTCTGAAAGCAGTGTGCTGATGGGAGCCATCAGGAAATCAACTGCATATATGTAACAGGATTCAGGCACCAGAAACACCCAATGTATGTCACGATATTGTGATAGTAAGCTATAAAAATATTCGCAGATAGTACGGGGGGAGGCATTGTTAACCGCCAAATCAGCGATAATCAAATCGCTTCGACGTAACTGTAGCAGTGTCAGTTCCTCTATCGTTCGACAATACGCCAGTCTATAATCGGGAAAATTACCTGTTATAACCCCTTTAAGACCTTCCTGTATAAGGGGCGTTTTACTGATAATAAGTCCATTTTTGCAGCATCCTGGCAGCATAATTCCTCCGCATCCACGCGTCCTCTTTTTCATTGCCCTATTAATAAATAGCACTATTAACAATGAGCACAAAAAAACATTGGCCGAGTGAATTAATTATCCTCGATTTATTTTTAGAGATATAACATTGATTGTGCTACAATCTACATAGCACAAAAACATGAAATCACTATCGTATAGTTACTCATAAAAATAGAAGCAATACAATTAAATTAACTAAATTTGCACATTAGCAATTCTAACGTCAAATGCTCATATTAATAAATTTAAAATATGGATTCACCATTGGCTCATATTGCACTACCTTACAATAAAAGCCCCATAATGCCGACAGTTACCCAGAAAATCCGCACTATACCTACAAATTACGCTATGCCATACCTAATTTTTACGCCTGCCGCACACACCGTTGTTGTTAAACGATTAATGCATAGCGTTGATAAAATTCACCACATAATTGGTTCAAAAATGAACGGCCCGGCGATCATCATGTCTCTATTCTGGAAACGGACATACGAAAACCGTCGCCCATTAGGGTAGGGGTATTCAGCCTGCGACGTGGCTCAAGACTCAAGAGTCTTATCCATTGCATCTGGCGTTTTTATCAACAAAAATTGATCTTAACCAACGCCATCACGCATAAGCTTCGTGTTAAAAAGAACGTCTCCGTCATAGTGATGGCGCATAAAATGTCTTTTCGGACAGGATGAGTCATGCCAGAAGAACAGTCAATTCAGCGAGCGGTAACACGATTATGTATTCAATGCGGACTTTTTTTATTGCAACACGGGGCGGAAAGCGCGCTGGTTGATGAGCTTTCCACCCGTCTTGGTTTAGCGCTTGGTATGGATAGCGTCGAAAGCGCGATCTCCTCTAACGCCATTGTACTGACGACCATCAAAGACGGACAATGCCTGACATCGACACGTAAAAACCAGGATCGCGGCATTAATATGCACGTCGTCACGGAGGTTCAGCATATCGTCATCCTCGCGGAACATCACCTGCTGGATGACAAAGGCGTGGAAAAACGCTTTAGCCAGCTCCGGCCGCTGCGTTATCCGCGCTGGCTGGTGGCGTTTATGGTTGGACTCTCCTGCGCCTGCTTTTGTAAGTTGAATAATGGCGGCTGGGATGGCGCGGTTATCACCTTTTTCGCCAGTATGATAGCGATGTATATTCGTCAGATGCTGGCGCAACGGCATTTACATCCGCAGATCAATTTTTGCATCACCGCCTTTATCGCCACCACGATTTCCGGGCTGATGCTCACCCTTCCCGCCTTTAGCCAGACGCCCACTATCGCCATGGCGGCGAGCGTACTGCTACTGGTGCCGGGCTTTCCACTGATTAACGCGGTCGCCGATATGTTTAAAGGGCATATTAATACCGGGTTGGCCCGCTGGGCTATCGCCAGCCTGCTGACGCTGGCCACCTGTGTGGGCGTGGTGATGTCGATGACAGTATGGGGGCTACGAGGATGGGTATAATTAACTTTTTACTGGCGCTCATGCAGGACATGATCCTGTCTGCGATCCCCGCCGTCGGGTTTGCGATGGTCTTTAATGTTCCCCACCGGGCGCTTCCATGGTGCGCGCTACTGGGGGCGCTGGGTCATGGTTCGCGTATGCTGATGATGAGCGCTGGCTTTAATATCGAATGGTCGACGTTTATGGCTTCACTGCTGGTCGGCAGTATTGGTATTCAGTGGTCACGCTGGTATCTCGCTCACCCTAAAGTGTTTACCGTCGCGGCCGTGATCCCGATGTTTCCGGGGATTTCCGCCTATACCGCGATGATTTCCGCAGTAAAAATTAGTCATCTGGGCTATAGCGAACCGATGATGATTACGCTGCTGACCAATTTTCTGAAAGCCTCTTCCATCGTGGGCGCGCTCTCAATTGGGCTCTCTGTACCTGGATTATGGCTGTACCGCAAACGGCCCCGCGTATAATCAGTGGAACGCCCTCCTGCTGTTCTTACAGGTCTGTGTGGTACTATAAAAACCGTCACCCTTCTCGGTTGTTGTTCCATATTGAGAAACATTATGTCTTCCAGAATTTTAACGTCGGACGTCATCGGTATTGACGCCCTTTTACACGATCATCATGCTGTGCTGGCGAAGTCAACGGGCGGCGCAGTGGCGGTATTCGCTAATAATGCGCCTGCGTTTTATGCCGTGACGCCTGCACGCATGGCTGAACTGCTGGCGCTTGAAGAAAAGTTATCACGTCCGGGAAGCGATGTGGCGTTAGACGCGCAATTTTACGAAGAACCCGAAGCCGCCCCCGTTGCGATTCCCTGCGGAAAATTCGCCATGTATCCCGCCTGGCAACCGGATGCGGATTTTCAGCGTCAGGCCGCCCTGTGGGGCGTGGCGCTCCGGGAGCCTGTCACCGCAGAAGAGCTGGCGGCGTTTATCGCCTACTGGCAGGCGGAAGGTAAGGTTTTTCACCATATCCAGTGGCAGCAAAAGCTGGCGCGCAGCGTGCAAATCAGCCGTTCTGGCAATGGCGGAATGCCGCAGCGCGACATCAATAGCGTCAGCGAACCTGACAATCATATTCCACCAGGTTTTAGGGGGTAACGATGAAAAATGTTGGCGACCTGATGCAGCGTCTACAAAAAATGATGCCTGCGCATATTACGCCGGCGTTTAAAACGGGCGAAGAACTGCTGGCGTGGCAGAAAGAGCAAGGCGAGATCCGGGCGGCGGCGCTGGCGCGGGAAAACCGGGCCATGAAAATGCAGCGTACGTTTAACCGTTCCGGCATTCGACCACTGCATCAGAACTGTTCGTTTGATAACTATCGGGTTGAGTGCGACGGACAAATGAACGCGCTAAGCAAAGCCCGGCAGTACGTTGATGAATTTGACGGCAATATCGCCAGCTTTGTCTTTTCCGGAAAGCCGGGAACCGGTAAAAATCATCTCGCCGCGGCTATTTGTAATGAGCTGCTACTGCGCGG
Proteins encoded in this window:
- the holD gene encoding DNA polymerase III subunit psi, coding for MTSRRDWQLQQLGITQWALRRPGALQGEIAISLPAHVRLIVVAEELPALNEPLMRDVLRALTVSPDQVLPLTPERVAMLPQGSRCNSWRLGTDAPLQLEGAQVTTPAFNELRANPAARAALWQQICEHEHDIYPQHE
- the yjjQ gene encoding regulatory protein; amino-acid sequence: MLPGCCKNGLIISKTPLIQEGLKGVITGNFPDYRLAYCRTIEELTLLQLRRSDLIIADLAVNNASPRTICEYFYSLLSQYRDIHWVFLVPESCYIYAVDFLMAPISTLLSDEEPVENLISVIHGGNAQSERISKTLLSPQVSSEIPEPGDRPIVLTLSERKVLRLLGKGWGINQIAALLKKSNKTISAQKNSAMRRLSIHSNAEMYAWINSSQGAKELNLPSVYGETMEWKTESVREMLRS
- the fhuF gene encoding Ferric reductase, which gives rise to MAYRSAPIADDIIWRAALRPEDASLAEAVRETIASTREHLLDFIRLDETPPPTAMTLAQWTRPATFRSLLAVYSDHIYRHTPGLPREDKPLLSLWAQWYIGLMAPPLMLALLTQARAINVSAEHIHVEFHETGRAACFWLDVHQDNLTTGRAPEERMETLVVSALQPVVQALEATGDINAKLIWSNTGYLINWYLTEMKPLLGEALLATLRQRCFFEKQLSDGQDNPLWRTVVMRDGLLVRRTCCQRYRLPDVQQCGDCTLK
- a CDS encoding tRNA proofreading protein gives rise to the protein MSLQSVRQFLADHAPDIEIIELNQSTATVELAAKAHNVEPGQIAKTLSLKVKDTIILVVAKGDARLDNKKLKTTFGAKARMLSSDEVVNATGHPVGGVCPFGLEHPLPVYCDISLKGYNEVLPAAGATHSAVRITPERMAELTSATWVDVCQ
- the yjjP gene encoding membrane protein; amino-acid sequence: MPEEQSIQRAVTRLCIQCGLFLLQHGAESALVDELSTRLGLALGMDSVESAISSNAIVLTTIKDGQCLTSTRKNQDRGINMHVVTEVQHIVILAEHHLLDDKGVEKRFSQLRPLRYPRWLVAFMVGLSCACFCKLNNGGWDGAVITFFASMIAMYIRQMLAQRHLHPQINFCITAFIATTISGLMLTLPAFSQTPTIAMAASVLLLVPGFPLINAVADMFKGHINTGLARWAIASLLTLATCVGVVMSMTVWGLRGWV
- the dnaC_2 gene encoding DNA replication protein; the protein is MKNVGDLMQRLQKMMPAHITPAFKTGEELLAWQKEQGEIRAAALARENRAMKMQRTFNRSGIRPLHQNCSFDNYRVECDGQMNALSKARQYVDEFDGNIASFVFSGKPGTGKNHLAAAICNELLLRGKSVLIITVADIMSAMKDTFSNRETSEEQLLNDLSNVDLLVIDEIGVQTESRYEKVIINQIVDRRSSSKRPTGMLTNSNMEEMTKMLGERVMDRMRLGNSLWVNFTWDSYRSRVTGKEY
- a CDS encoding Putative inner membrane protein — its product is MLQRTLGSGWGVLLPGVIIVGLAFTGLSAYVLKLLIVSGLLLSALMLYHKQLRHFVLLPSCMALIGGMMLAMMNWSQG
- the rimI gene encoding ribosomal-protein-alanine N-acetyltransferase; this translates as MNTISILSTNDLPAAWQIEQRAHAFPWSEKTFFGNQGERYLNFQLTADGRMAAFAITQVVLDEATLFNIAVDPDFQRQGLGRMLLAHLIDALEKRGVVTLWLEVRASNAAAIALYESLGFNEATIRRNYYPTAQGHEDAIIMALPISMS
- the dnaT_2 gene encoding Primosomal protein 1 Primosomal protein I — encoded protein: MSSRILTSDVIGIDALLHDHHAVLAKSTGGAVAVFANNAPAFYAVTPARMAELLALEEKLSRPGSDVALDAQFYEEPEAAPVAIPCGKFAMYPAWQPDADFQRQAALWGVALREPVTAEELAAFIAYWQAEGKVFHHIQWQQKLARSVQISRSGNGGMPQRDINSVSEPDNHIPPGFRG
- the yjjB gene encoding putative inner membrane protein, encoding MGIINFLLALMQDMILSAIPAVGFAMVFNVPHRALPWCALLGALGHGSRMLMMSAGFNIEWSTFMASLLVGSIGIQWSRWYLAHPKVFTVAAVIPMFPGISAYTAMISAVKISHLGYSEPMMITLLTNFLKASSIVGALSIGLSVPGLWLYRKRPRV
- the bglJ gene encoding DNA-binding transcriptional activator BglJ; protein product: MENRISKRNVALVEKCVMSNIGIKGLFDAMPDCRHTLHIFSNPSAFYKAAPKTPFSVVIFSLSALRTERRTGLACLTELAVNYPHMRRLVIADDDVEARLISALSPLPLDGVISKASPLDVLQDALFTSLNGARRATERTGNLWELHQNCMLSPTEREILRFMSNGYSMPQIAVQLERNIKTIRAHKFNVMSKLGVSSDAGLLDAADILLYLRAGDATALQHRV
- the ycdT_2 gene encoding diguanylate cyclase, with product MTTPSWRSLRVKKYQLSLRLFLFLNAVSALFTLVFPLYQINVFCTPMIGILLLSVLLLIWHGKYGQKRINLPLISILFGGLWAVHIALKYPALGHYDFSFLLISLLSVLFIGSIAFAANIVAFTLHSLPSVAVCLWLNGNEQGLRILYLLALPMVGIAIQHVIQKRYDNFAQQLMFKLLAERETLNGLSMLDPLTGLYNRRGLQNRLDTLQALGSHEHYVLLLDIDHFKAYNDHYGHMMGDQALIRVSAAIRDAVRSRDVVCRFGGEEFLVLLTAAEPQQARVTAERIRQEVYDLKIPHMFNESVATNVTVSIGIAPLTDRNIGDAIEKADKALYEAKHLGRNHILVSDDVRAI
- the rsmC gene encoding Ribosomal RNA small subunit methyl transferase C encodes the protein MSAFTPASEVLLRHSDDFEQSRILFAGDLQDDLPARFECAASRAHTQQFHHWQVLSRQMGDNVRFSLVAQASDIADCDTLIYYWPKNKPEAQFQLMNILSLMPSGVDVFVVGENRSGVRSAEQMLADYAPLNKVDSARRCGLYHGRLEKQPRFSLESYWAEYSIDGLTIKTLPGVFSRDGLDAGSQLLLSTLTPHTKGKVLDVGCGAGVLSAALASHSPKVRLTLCDVSAPAVEASRATLAANGLDGEVFASNVFSEVKGRFDMIISNPPFHDGMQTSLDAAQTLIRGAVRHLNSGGELRIVANAFLPYPKILDETFGFHDVIAQTGRFKVYRTVMTRQAKKWLA